From a single Lolium rigidum isolate FL_2022 chromosome 7, APGP_CSIRO_Lrig_0.1, whole genome shotgun sequence genomic region:
- the LOC124670582 gene encoding probable glutathione S-transferase GSTF1, with amino-acid sequence MAPVRVFGPAMSTNVARVLVCLEEVGAEYEVVNIDFKVMEHKSPEHLARNPFGQMPAFQDGDLLLFESRAISKYVLRKYKTDEVDLLREGNLKETAMVDVWTEVDAHTYKPALSPIVYECIFNPIMYGIPTNEKVVAESLEKLKKVLEVYEAHLSKHEYLAGDFISFVDLSQFPSTFYFMMTPHAVLFDSYPHVKAWWERLMARPSIKKISASMIPPKA; translated from the exons ATGGCGCCAGTGAGGGTGTTCGGGCCGGCGATGTCGACGAACGTGGCCCGGGTGCTGGTCTGCCTGGAGGAGGTGGGCGCCGAGTACGAGGTGGTCAACATCGACTTCAAGGTCATGGAGCACAAGAGCCCCGAGCACCTCGCCAGAAAC CCGTTCGGCCAAATGCCTGCTTTCCAGGACGGGGATCTCCTTCTCTTCG AGTCACGCGCGATCTCAAAGTATGTTCTCCGCAAGTACAAGACGGATGAGGTCGACCTGCTGAGGGAGGGCAACCTAAAGGAGACCGCGATGGTGGACGTGTGGACAGAGGTGGACGCGCACACCTACAAGCCGGCCCTGTCACCCATCGTGTATGAGTGCATCTTCAACCCCATTATGTACGGCATCCCCACCAACGAGAAGGTTGTGGCTGAGAGCCTCGAGAAACTCAAGAAGGTGTTAGAGGTCTACGAGGCGCACCTCTCCAAGCACGAGTACCTCGCCGGGGACTTCATCAGCTTCGTGGACCTCAGCCAGTTCCCCTCCACCTTCTACTTCATGATGACGCCACACGCGGTTCTATTCGACTCGTATCCGCACGTCAAGGCATGGTGGGAGCGCCTCATGGCCAGACCATCCATTAAGAAGATCAGCGCCAGCATGATTCCGCCCAAGGCATGA